A DNA window from Salarias fasciatus unplaced genomic scaffold, fSalaFa1.1, whole genome shotgun sequence contains the following coding sequences:
- the LOC115384672 gene encoding PRA1 family protein 2-like, with product MAAVQPPPLRSLDDFLLSTARFAVPDVRDLDRWNNRIINNLLYYQSNYLLSALGLLLLAGYLRPLQTVLGAAVVSVLFLGLIWGAEHRAPIRRFRRNHPLLSLLAVLSLSYTLLTVLRAAAVFLFAIAFPILMILVHASLRLRNLKNKLENRLESIGLKRTPMGLLLEALGQEQEAGS from the exons ATGGCGGCGGTGCAGCCTCCCCCGCTCCGCAGTCTGGATGACTTCCTGCTGAGCACGGCGCGGTTTGCGGTGCCAGATGTGCGTGATCTGGACCGCTGGAACAACCGCATCATCAACAACCTGCTCTACTACCAGAGCAACTACCTGCTGTCCGCCctgggcctgctgctgctggcggg GTACCTGCGGCCCCTGCAGACGGTCCTGGGGGCGGCGGTGGTCTCCGTGCTGTTCCTGGGCCTGATTTGGGGGGCGGAGCACCGGGCGCCGATCCGCCGCTTCCGGAGGAACCACCCTCTGCTGTCGCTGCTGGCCGTGCTGTCCCTCAGCTACACCCTGCTGACGGTGCTGAGGGCGGCGGCCGTCTTCCTGTTTGCGATCGCCTTCCCCATCCTGA TGATCCTGGTCCATGCGTCTCTGAGACTCCGTAACCTGAAGAACAAGCTGGAGAACAGGCTGGAGAGCATCGGGCTGAAGAGGACGCCGATGGGACTCCTGCTGGAGGCCCTGGGCCAGGAGCAAGAGGCCGGGTCCTAG
- the LOC115384669 gene encoding THAP domain-containing protein 6-like, giving the protein MPVYCSAYGCNNRRNAENIARGITFHKFPKEKCLRRQWELAVRREDFTATEASKLCSQHFRPPDFDRTGQIVRLREGVVPSVFNFTPLKKTVANRTSKALRRAESGPPSGASAQRCECDHSYALPDCPALLKARLTEALARVESLERERQSARARERRAYRTVQSLLDDLKKKRLINRELKQKLDHFSDLQIDCFSRRGCEYTPQQREFALTLHLHGPKAYSYLRESLQLPLPHPHTLHRWRKWVEAEPAASSVMLDMCVSMTEACGEAPPACGEASESHGEAPAAHGEAVWSECRGEAFESRGEASAAPPGGQL; this is encoded by the exons ATGCCGGTGTATTGTTCAGCTTACGGTTGTAATAACCGCCGAAACGCTGAAAATATAGCACGTGGAATCACATTTCATAA GTTCCCTAAAGAGAAGTGCCTGCGCAGGCAGTGGGAGCTGGCCGTGAGGAGGGAAGACTTCACGGCCACCGAGGCGTCCAAGCTGTGCAGCCAACACTTCAGACCGCCCGACTTCGACCGGACGGGGCAGATCGTCCGGCTCAGAGAGGGAGTCGTACCGTCCGTCTTCAACTTCACTCCCCTGAAAAAG ACTGTAGCAAACAGGACCAGCAAAGCTTTAAGGAGGGCTGAGTCCGGCCCCCCCAGTGGAGCGTCAGCCCAACGCTGTGagtgt GACCACTCCTACGCCCTGCCGGACTGCCCCGCCCTCCTGAAGGCCAGGCTGACGGAGGCCCTGGCCCGGGTGGAGAGCCTGGAGCGGGAGCGGCAGAGCGCCCGGGCCCGGGAGCGCCGGGCCTACCGGACCGTGCAGAGCCTGCTGGACGACCTGAAGAAGAAGCGGCTGATCAAcagggagctgaagcagaagctggaCCACTTCTCGG ACCTCCAGATCGACTGCTTCTCCCGGCGGGGCTGCGAGTACACCCCGCAGCAGAGGGAGTTCGCCCTCACGCTCCACCTCCACGGCCCCAAGGCCTACAGCTACCTGAGGGAGTCCCTGCAGCTTCCCCTCCCCCACCCACACACCCTGCACAG gtggaggaaatgGGTGGAGGCCGAGCCGGCCGCCAGCAGCGTGATGCTGGACATGTGTGTGTCCATGACTGAAGCCTGCGGCGAGGCGCCTCCAGCCTGCGGCGAGGCGTCTGAGTCCCACGGCGAGGCTCCTGCAGCCCACGGCGAGGCGGTCTGGTCTGAATGCCGTGGCGAGGCGTTCGAATCCCGCGGCGAGGCATCTGCAGCGCCGCCTGGTGGTCAGCTGTGA
- the LOC115384671 gene encoding coatomer subunit zeta-1-like isoform X2, with product MDSTSPEPSLYTVKAVFILDNDGNRLLSKYYDPDLYPSMKEQKNFELNIFNKTHKADNEIAFLEGLTIVYKSSIDVFFYVVGSAQENELMLMSVLNCLFESLNQILRKNVERRGLLDNMDGVFLVVDEIVDGGVVLESDPQQVLQKVNYRADENPLTEQSMAQVLQSAKEQIKWSILK from the exons ATGGACTCCACGTCTCCG GAACCATCCCTCTACACCGTGAAGGCCGTCTTCATCCTGGACAACGACGGGAACCGCCTCCTGTCCAAG TACTACGATCCAGATCTGTATCCGTCCATGAAGGAGCAGAAGAACTTTGAGTTGAACATTTTCAACAAGACTCACAAAGCAGACA ATGAGATTGCGTTCCTGGAGGGTCTGACCATCGTCTATAAGAGCAGCATCGACGTCTTCTTCTACGTGGTGGGCAGCGCTCAGGAGAACGAG CTGATGCTCATGTCCGTCCTCAACTGTCTCTTCGAGTCCCTCAATCAAATCCTCAG GAAGAACGTGGAGCGGCGGGGACTGCTGGACAACATGGACGGAGTGTTCCTGGTGGTGGACGAGATTGTGGACGGAGG GGTGGTCCTGGAGAGCGACCCGCAGCAAGTCCTGCAGAAGGTCAACTACAGG gcTGACGAGAACCCGCTAACGGAACAGAGCATGGcccag GTTCTGCAGTCGGCCAAGGAACAAATCAAATGGTCCATCCTGAAGTAG
- the LOC115384671 gene encoding coatomer subunit zeta-1-like isoform X1, with product MDSTSPEPSLYTVKAVFILDNDGNRLLSKYYDPDLYPSMKEQKNFELNIFNKTHKADNEIAFLEGLTIVYKSSIDVFFYVVGSAQENELMLMSVLNCLFESLNQILRKNVERRGLLDNMDGVFLVVDEIVDGGVVLESDPQQVLQKVNYRADENPLTEQSMAQHLTEKLALTTNVLQSAKEQIKWSILK from the exons ATGGACTCCACGTCTCCG GAACCATCCCTCTACACCGTGAAGGCCGTCTTCATCCTGGACAACGACGGGAACCGCCTCCTGTCCAAG TACTACGATCCAGATCTGTATCCGTCCATGAAGGAGCAGAAGAACTTTGAGTTGAACATTTTCAACAAGACTCACAAAGCAGACA ATGAGATTGCGTTCCTGGAGGGTCTGACCATCGTCTATAAGAGCAGCATCGACGTCTTCTTCTACGTGGTGGGCAGCGCTCAGGAGAACGAG CTGATGCTCATGTCCGTCCTCAACTGTCTCTTCGAGTCCCTCAATCAAATCCTCAG GAAGAACGTGGAGCGGCGGGGACTGCTGGACAACATGGACGGAGTGTTCCTGGTGGTGGACGAGATTGTGGACGGAGG GGTGGTCCTGGAGAGCGACCCGCAGCAAGTCCTGCAGAAGGTCAACTACAGG gcTGACGAGAACCCGCTAACGGAACAGAGCATGGcccag CATCTAACAGAGAAGCTGGCTCTGACCACCAAC GTTCTGCAGTCGGCCAAGGAACAAATCAAATGGTCCATCCTGAAGTAG